Genomic DNA from Leptotrichia sp. oral taxon 215 str. W9775:
ATTCACAAAAATACGGTTAATCGGAATTATGAAAAATTTAAATAAACTTGTAGCAAAAAATTCCGGAGAACCTATGGTGAAATTTGAACTGGAAGATTTTACAGGAACAGTGGAAATTATATGTTTTCCTAGGGATTTCGTAAAATTTGGATATAAAATATTTGAAGATGGGATAGCTATGGTTGAAGGACATCTGAATCAGGAAGGAAACAGATATTCAGTAGTGCTGAGCCATATAAATGCCCTTGATGAATTAGATGAAAATAAATTTCTGAATTTATATGTCTTAATTGATGATGAAAGTAGGGAAAACATAGTTGAGCTGAAAAAACTTATTCTGGAAAATAGGGGAGAAAATAAAGTTCTACTTGCAATGGCCACAGATGAAAAAAAAGAAATTATAAAGCTGAGCAGTAAATACAATGTGAATTTATCCAGAAAATTTATGAGGAAATTAGCGGGTCTGGTAGGTATAAAAAAAATAAAGATTCGTTAGATTGAAAAAAAGTCTTCTATGTGGTAAAATTAATAGAATAAAAGATTGATGAAACTCGAAGGAGGACAGATGGAACTTAGAGATATTAAAGAATTAATGAAAGTGTTGAAAAAGGAAGAAATGCATGAAATAAAAGTAAGATATGGAAAAGTAAAACTTACTATAAAAAATTCTGAAGAACCTCATGTAGAAAATATAAGGACAGAAATTAAAGCTGAAAAAAAAGAAGAGCAAAAAATTGATACTGTAAAAGAAGAAGTTGTAAAATCACAGAATGTTGGTGAAATAAAACTTGC
This window encodes:
- a CDS encoding biotin/lipoyl-containing protein; amino-acid sequence: MELRDIKELMKVLKKEEMHEIKVRYGKVKLTIKNSEEPHVENIRTEIKAEKKEEQKIDTVKEEVVKSQNVGEIKLANLEKGMPVHKGMKLGKITTIGVETDVKSPVDGVLKEILVSDQAAVDFAKPLFIIEVL